One region of Marivirga arenosa genomic DNA includes:
- the lysA gene encoding diaminopimelate decarboxylase, with protein sequence MDNKFLTSLTEKYGTPLYVYDADKIASQIKRLNDAFSGINLKLKYATKALSNISVLKWMKKHGTGLDVVSIQEAYLGLKAGFEPKDILYTPNCVSIDEIVEAVDLGLMINIDNISILEQFGHKYHNSVPVCIRLNPHIMAGGNSKISTGHIDSKFGISILQMRHLLRVIENYNINVIGLHIHTGSDILDSEVFLRGTEIIFEAAEDFPDIDFIDFGSGFKVAYKEGDVTTDIEELGKEVSKRFKDFCKSRGKDLELWFEPGKFLVSEAGYFLSKVNVIKTTPATVFVGLDTGMNHLLRPMMYDAYHQIENISNPSDTQRVYTVVGYICETDTFGTDRRLSEVRQGDIIAIKNAGAYGFSMASNYNSRYRPAEVLVHEGKDQLIRKRESLDDLLRNQVIVDFE encoded by the coding sequence GTGGATAATAAATTCTTAACCTCATTAACTGAAAAATACGGCACTCCATTATATGTTTATGATGCCGACAAAATAGCTTCTCAAATCAAACGTTTAAATGATGCCTTTTCTGGCATTAATCTGAAGCTAAAATATGCTACCAAAGCTTTAAGCAATATTTCAGTTTTGAAATGGATGAAAAAGCACGGAACTGGCCTTGATGTAGTTTCTATACAAGAAGCTTATTTAGGATTAAAAGCTGGATTTGAACCAAAGGATATTTTATATACTCCTAATTGTGTTTCTATAGATGAAATCGTTGAAGCTGTTGATTTAGGGCTGATGATCAATATTGATAATATTTCAATTTTGGAGCAATTTGGTCACAAATATCATAACAGTGTTCCGGTTTGTATCAGATTAAACCCACACATAATGGCGGGTGGAAACTCAAAAATATCAACCGGTCATATCGACTCAAAATTTGGGATTTCTATTCTACAAATGAGGCACTTGTTAAGGGTGATTGAAAATTATAACATTAATGTAATTGGACTTCACATTCATACTGGTTCAGATATTTTAGATTCAGAAGTCTTTTTAAGAGGAACTGAAATAATCTTTGAAGCTGCTGAAGACTTCCCTGATATAGATTTTATTGATTTTGGAAGTGGATTTAAAGTAGCTTATAAAGAAGGCGATGTAACAACTGACATTGAGGAATTAGGAAAAGAAGTAAGCAAAAGATTTAAGGATTTCTGCAAATCCAGAGGCAAGGATTTAGAATTATGGTTCGAACCTGGAAAATTCTTAGTTTCCGAAGCAGGTTATTTCTTATCTAAAGTAAATGTAATCAAAACTACCCCTGCCACAGTATTTGTAGGTTTAGATACAGGAATGAACCATCTGCTTAGACCTATGATGTATGATGCTTACCATCAAATTGAAAATATATCAAATCCATCTGATACACAAAGAGTATACACGGTTGTTGGATATATTTGTGAAACAGACACTTTTGGTACTGACAGAAGACTTTCTGAGGTTAGACAAGGTGATATAATTGCAATCAAAAATGCTGGAGCTTATGGGTTTTCTATGGCCTCGAATTATAATTCACGCTATAGACCTGCAGAAGTATTAGTACATGAAGGAAAAGATCAATTAATAAGAAAAAGAGAGTCCTTAGATGACCTTCTAAGAAACCAAGTCATTGTTGATTTTGAATAA
- a CDS encoding cation:proton antiporter domain-containing protein, translating into MILAASVDIPILSDIVIILGLSIFVILLFRKLKVPPIIGFLITGIIAGPYGFQLIDATEGVKVFAEIGVILLLFIIGIEFSIKSLISIKKAVFLGGSVQVIGTILLVSLIALNTGFDLNAAIFLGFLFSLSSTAIVLKLIQDKGETTTPHGKTILAILIFQDIIVVPMMLFTPLLAGQGENIWTEILMMLLKAALLIAFVLVSARYIVPWLFYQIAKTKSKELFILVIVLICFSIAWLSSSLGLSLALGAFLAGLIVSESEYSHQAASNILPFHELFTSFFFVSIGMLLDIFFVADHFLIILGLMVATMVAKTIIATFSGAVLGYPGRTSYRIGFSLFQVGEFAFILSTVGITYGLISDLTYQYFLSVSLFTMGFTPYIISISPKLADFLSSNKLATTIGNHTQKMFFSFPENVEESEELADKELENHIIIIGFGLNGQNVAKAAKSAGIPYVICEMNPDTIKKYKALGEPIHFGDAIQAEVLKSLGVHKAKVVVIAISDPLATKRIVTQIRVISNTIHVIVRTRFITETEENLRLGADEVIPEEFETSVEIFTRVLNQYFIPQKRIKEFVRNIRADNYEMLRGVIKRNPMMKLTEEFPNLTTACYEIERENSQITGKPIAETNIRHNFGVTVIGIKRDGELNTQIGPETTPILGDVIFVFGKPEDLEHFYEKISIQ; encoded by the coding sequence ATGATACTAGCCGCGAGCGTTGATATACCCATTTTAAGTGATATAGTTATCATATTAGGTCTATCCATTTTTGTTATTTTATTATTTAGAAAGCTAAAAGTACCTCCAATTATCGGGTTCTTAATTACCGGAATTATTGCAGGCCCATACGGTTTTCAACTAATAGATGCGACTGAAGGCGTTAAAGTATTTGCTGAGATCGGTGTTATCTTATTGTTATTTATTATTGGTATTGAATTCTCAATTAAAAGTTTAATATCAATAAAAAAAGCAGTTTTTTTAGGGGGGTCAGTACAAGTAATCGGCACTATCTTATTAGTAAGTTTGATTGCTCTTAACACGGGTTTTGATTTAAATGCTGCAATATTCCTGGGTTTCTTATTTTCATTAAGTAGTACGGCTATTGTTCTCAAATTAATTCAGGACAAAGGTGAAACCACCACACCACATGGTAAAACTATATTAGCTATACTGATATTTCAAGATATTATTGTAGTTCCAATGATGTTATTTACGCCTTTACTAGCTGGACAAGGAGAAAATATTTGGACTGAAATACTAATGATGCTTTTAAAGGCGGCATTATTAATTGCATTTGTTTTAGTAAGTGCCCGCTACATAGTGCCTTGGTTATTCTATCAAATTGCTAAAACAAAGAGTAAAGAATTATTCATTTTAGTCATTGTTTTAATCTGCTTCTCAATAGCATGGTTAAGTTCATCTTTAGGACTTTCATTGGCTCTAGGAGCCTTTCTAGCGGGATTAATTGTTTCCGAATCAGAATATAGTCATCAGGCAGCAAGTAATATTCTACCGTTTCATGAGTTATTCACTTCATTCTTCTTCGTCTCAATTGGGATGTTATTGGATATATTTTTTGTAGCAGATCACTTCCTTATCATATTAGGATTAATGGTAGCTACCATGGTAGCAAAAACTATAATCGCTACTTTTTCTGGGGCTGTTTTAGGTTATCCTGGAAGGACATCATACAGAATAGGATTCTCTTTATTTCAAGTAGGTGAATTTGCCTTTATTCTATCAACTGTAGGCATTACTTATGGTCTCATATCAGATTTGACTTACCAATATTTTTTATCTGTTTCACTATTCACAATGGGCTTTACTCCCTATATTATAAGTATATCTCCAAAATTAGCTGATTTTCTCTCTAGTAATAAACTCGCAACAACTATTGGCAATCACACTCAAAAAATGTTCTTTTCATTTCCTGAAAACGTGGAAGAAAGTGAGGAATTAGCCGATAAAGAATTAGAGAATCATATTATTATTATTGGTTTTGGTTTGAATGGTCAAAATGTGGCTAAAGCAGCAAAAAGTGCTGGTATTCCTTATGTGATTTGTGAAATGAATCCAGATACCATAAAAAAATATAAAGCTTTAGGCGAGCCTATCCATTTTGGAGATGCTATTCAGGCTGAAGTTTTGAAATCACTAGGGGTTCATAAAGCTAAGGTGGTAGTAATTGCAATTTCTGATCCATTGGCTACTAAGAGAATTGTTACTCAAATTAGAGTGATAAGTAATACTATTCATGTTATAGTTAGAACTCGCTTTATTACGGAAACAGAAGAAAATCTTAGACTTGGGGCAGACGAAGTAATACCTGAAGAATTTGAAACTTCTGTTGAAATATTCACAAGAGTACTAAATCAGTATTTTATTCCTCAAAAAAGAATAAAAGAGTTTGTTAGAAACATTAGAGCAGATAATTACGAAATGCTTAGGGGTGTCATTAAAAGAAACCCAATGATGAAGCTGACAGAAGAATTTCCAAATCTTACGACTGCTTGTTATGAAATTGAGCGTGAAAACAGCCAAATAACAGGAAAACCTATAGCAGAAACTAACATTCGTCATAATTTTGGTGTTACCGTAATTGGAATTAAACGAGATGGTGAACTTAATACTCAAATTGGACCAGAAACCACACCTATATTAGGAGATGTTATTTTTGTATTTGGTAAACCCGAAGATTTGGAACATTTTTACGAAAAAATTAGCATTCAATAA
- a CDS encoding SDR family NAD(P)-dependent oxidoreductase — translation MKNKRIIITGGAGAIGKTLAKFLLEKGAKVLITDLKDSELQKTKEELKSDNLFTFAADVSNEKEVEKYVAFAKDKLGGIDIFYNNAGIEGKVAPLDEYPLEVFDQLINVNIKGVYYGLRHVFPIMKQNKEGGSIIITSSVAGLMGTPNVLPYVTSKHAVIGMMKSAALEGAPHKIRVNTVNPSPVDNRMMRSLEEGFAPGAGAEAKKGFEQSIPLQRYATNEDVAKLMLFLGSDESSFITGTVNPVDGGMTA, via the coding sequence ATGAAAAATAAAAGAATTATAATCACTGGAGGTGCTGGAGCAATTGGAAAAACCTTAGCTAAATTTTTATTAGAAAAGGGTGCAAAAGTGTTAATAACTGATTTAAAAGATAGTGAGTTACAAAAAACGAAAGAAGAATTAAAATCAGACAATCTGTTTACTTTCGCAGCTGACGTAAGTAATGAAAAGGAAGTAGAAAAATATGTTGCCTTCGCAAAAGACAAATTAGGAGGGATAGATATATTTTATAATAATGCAGGTATAGAGGGAAAGGTAGCTCCTTTGGATGAATATCCCTTAGAAGTGTTTGACCAGCTGATAAATGTAAATATTAAAGGGGTTTATTATGGATTAAGACATGTTTTCCCTATTATGAAACAAAACAAAGAGGGTGGAAGCATTATCATTACTTCATCAGTGGCTGGGCTTATGGGTACGCCTAATGTACTGCCATATGTAACAAGTAAACATGCTGTTATAGGAATGATGAAATCTGCTGCATTGGAAGGAGCTCCTCATAAAATTAGAGTTAATACTGTTAACCCATCACCGGTGGATAATAGAATGATGCGCTCTTTAGAAGAAGGATTTGCACCAGGAGCAGGAGCTGAAGCTAAAAAAGGATTTGAGCAAAGTATTCCACTTCAGCGATATGCAACAAACGAAGATGTGGCAAAGCTCATGTTGTTTTTAGGAAGTGATGAAAGCAGCTTCATCACTGGAACTGTTAACCCTGTAGATGGTGGTATGACAGCTTGA